In Candidatus Rokuibacteriota bacterium, the sequence AGGATGGCGGAGATCAGCGTCCCGGCGTGGCCGATCCCGATCCAGAACACGAAGGTCGTGATGTAGAGCGCCCACATCTGCGGCACGCGCTTTCCCGCCGCCCCGATGCCGACATAGACCTGCCAGGACCACGCCGTGAAGAGACAGGTGGCCAGGAGGAAGCCGATCAGGGACATCGCGCCGTAGTAGGCGTTGCTCGGCGGCCCCAGGGTGCGGAGGACGTCGCGGTTGACGTCGGCGTAGGTGGGCTGACTGGCGTCGCTCATCAGTGGGTCTTCGGAGCGCGGCCCTTCCCGGGCTCTCGGGTGACCTTCTTGAGGTAGGTGACGGCGGGGCGCGTCCCCAGCTCCTCGAGCACGTGGTAGCCGCGCGGCGACCGCGCCAGCTTGGCGACCCGGCTTTGCGGCTCCTTGAGGTCGCCGAACACGATCGCCTGGGTCGGGCAGGTCTGCTGGCACGCGGTGACGATGTCGCCGTCGCGCACTTTGCGCCCTGCGTCTTTGGCCGCGTCCTTGCCGGCGATGATCCGCTGGATGCACATCGTGCACTTCTCCATGATCCCGAGCTGGCGCACGGTGACGTCCGGGTTGAGCTGGAGGTGGAGCGGCTCCGGGAACTGGTTGTAGAACCAGTTGAAGCGCCTGACGTGGTAGGGGCAGTTGTTGCCGCAGTACCGGGTCCCCACGCAGCGGTTGTAGATCTGGGCGTTCAGCCCCTCGTTCGTGTGGTAGGCGGCGAACACCGGGCAGACTGGCTCGCACGGAGCGATCTCGCAGTGCTGGCAGAACATGGGGAGGAAGAGCGTCTCGGGGTGGCTTGGCTTGCCCTCCTGCCAGCGCTCGACGCGGAGCCAGTGCATTCCGCGGCCGTAGGCGAGCTGTTCCTTGCCGACCACGGCGACGTTGTTCTCGGCCTGGCAGGCGACGACGCACGCCTGGCATCCGATGCAGGCGTCGACGTCGACCGCCATCCCCCAGCGGTGCTCGGGGTATTTGAGGTCCGGGTACATGCTGGGGAGGCTGGCCTTCTCCGGCACGGCGCCCCGGAGCTCGAGCTCCCGGGCCGCGGCGAGGCTGACGTGCTGGGCCACCCCACGATCATCCTGGTTCGCCGTGGCCTGCACGACGGCCAGGGGCCGGCGCCGCCCCGTCTTGGCGAGCGTCACGCGCACCGAGAGCCAGGGAAGCCCTCCCGAGGCCGCTTCGGGCTCGGCCCCGAGGAGCACGATGGGGTTCGCGCCGCGGGGTCTTGCGGCTTCCGTCTCCGACCCGCCCCCGGCAAACACCGCGACGGGGTTGGCGCTCGGGAACTGGATGCCGTCCGTGGCATAACGCCCGTAGGCCGTGTGACCCTGCCCGATCGGAACCGCGACCGTTCCCGGATGGAGGCTCTCAGAAACGTACGCGGGCAGCTCGATGGACCCGTGGGGGGACGTCAGCGTGACAACGTCGCCTTGCCGGATACCGAGTGCTCCCGCAGTCTGAGCGGGCACCTCCACCCACGAGTCCCACGACACCTGGGTCATGGTGTCCGGCGCTTCCTGGAGCCACGGCTTATTCGCGCCCCGGCCGTCGTAGAAGCGGACCGATGGGTAGGCGAGCAGGACGAACCCCTGCCCGTCTCCTTTGAGCTTCGGTATGGCTCCCGCCACCTTGGCGGCCTCCGTGCGGAGCCTGACGCCCACCGGGGCCACGCTCTTCCAGGCGCCGCCCCGCCGGAGGGATTCCTCCCAGAAGGCGTCGAACGGCGTGCGTGGAGCCAGCTCCTTCGCCAGCCCACGCCACCGGTCTTTCAGATAGCTCTCGAAGCTCTCCCAGCGGAACGGCCCCTTGCCCTCGGGGCTACCGAGAACGGCGCGTCCAACGGCGAGCAGGACGTCGCCGACCGCCCGCGCCTCGTAGCCCGGCACGACTCCCATCGTCGGCTGCATGAGCCCGTACACCCCGTCCTGAGGCGAGAAGTCGCCCCAGGACTCAAGCGGGTGGAGATCGGGGAGCACGAGATGGGCCTGGGTCGTGGTCTCGTCGAGGACGTCGGAGAAGCTGACCACGAACGGGACCTTCTTGAGCGCGGCGGCAAAGCCCGCCCGGGCCGGCAGCGTGAAGAGAGGATTCACGCGGTAGAGGAGCAGGACCCCGACCTCGCCCTTCTCCATCACCTGCGTGAGGCTCAGGACCTCCCGGTAAGCGCTCGCCCTGCCGAAGACCGAATCGGGACCGAAGCGGACCGCCCTCCCGATGTTGCCGACCGCGTAGTTGAGCAGGTGGAGGACCAGCTGAAGCTCGGTCGCGTTTTCGCCCGACACCGCCACCCCGCCTCCGATTGCCACGCTGGGCTTTCCCCTGGCGAAGTCGCGGGCGAGGCGCGTGACCGTCTCCACCGGAACGCCGGACTGCCCCGCCGCGGCGGCGACATCGACCTCCCTGACCGCGGCCTTCAGCGTCGCCACATCCACGCCGGGCGCCTGAAGCCCTTCGTCGACGATCACGCGGAGCAGCGCCAGCGCCAGGAGCGCCTCGGTTCCGGGGGCGTTCCGGACCCACTCGTCGGCGCTGGACGCGGTCAGCGAGAGGCGAGGCTCGATGTGGACGAAGGTCCCGGCCCTGCCGTGCTTGAACGCGTGCATCCGGGCGTACCCGCGCGCGTACCCGACCGGGGAGAGCCAGGTCTCGAGGAAGTCGGCACCGAACGAGAGGAGGACCGTCGCCTCCTCGATCGCGTACTGCGGGATCGCCTCCCGGCCAAAGGCGATCCGGCTCGCCGCGCGGAGGGATTCATGCGCAAAGGGTTCGTAGGCGATGCGCGGGCGGACGCCGAGAGCTTTCGTCCACTCGTCCATGAGCCGGCCCAGGCTGCCCGCCTCGAGCTGACTCACGAGCGCGATCCGCCCCCCCTGCTTGGCCTTCACCAGGGCTGCGAGCTTCTCAGTGAGGAGTTGCTCCACCTCCTCCCACTTGATGGGCTTGAGCGTCCCGGAGGAATCACGGAGAAGGGGGCCGCGGATGCGATCGGGGTTGTAGAGCCCCTGGAGCGCCGCTTGGCCCCGGATGCAGAGCGTCCCCGCGTTGATCGGGTGGTCGGGATTACCGTCCAGCTTGACGACGCGCCCTTCACGGTTCCGGGCGATGGCACCGCACCCGGCCGGGCACTCGCGGCAGACCGTGGCGAACCAGGAGGCGACGCCGGGGACCAGGTTCTCCGGCGGGACCACGTACGGGAGAAGTCGTTCGGTCGAAGGACCGCACCCGGCAGCAGCGGCAGTGGCGGTGGTCGTGGCGACGACCCTGAAGAACTGCCGACGATCCATCCCGCGCGACGACTGCTCTCTGCTCACGGGATTCTTAGTGGTGGCAGGTGGAACACTCGAGGCTGGCCTTCCGGGCCGTGTGGCATTCGATGCACCAGCCCATCGTCAACGGCGGCGCCGCCGGCGCGAACCCGATCAGGTTCAGGAGATCATTGGTCAGGCGCTGCCCGGTCCGGGCCGCGACGACGTCCATCGTCTGCACCGGACCGTGACAGGTCTGGCAGGCCACGTCGGCCCGGATGTGGGGTTTGTGTGGGAAGTAGACGTACTCCGGCACCTTGTACACGCGAACCCACGGAATCGCTTCCTGCTTTCCAAGATACTCGGCGAGCTTCTTGATCTCCGGCCTGTCCGCGGCGGTGATCTTGTGACACCCCATGCACCGCGTGACCGACGGGATGCCGGCGTACTCGGAGCGTCGGGCGTCCGAGTGACAGTACTGGCAGTCGATCTGATACTGCCCGGCGTGGATCGCGTGGCTGAAGGCGATCGGCTGAGCCGGCCCGGCGGCGCCGGCCTGCGGGCGCCCGGATGCAAAGCTGAGGAAGAGGAGGATGGCGAGCAGGACGAGTCCCAGAACACTCACGCCCGCCTTCGTCCACATCGTTCCTCGCACGCTCCTCGGCTCTTGATCTTGACCGAAACCGGGAGACGCGAACGCAAAAAGCTAGCGGGAGGGGCTGAGAGAATCCTCCCAGGGGCAAAGCCCCGTGAATCCTACCACCTCGCAAAAACCCGAG encodes:
- a CDS encoding hydrogenase; the encoded protein is MSDASQPTYADVNRDVLRTLGPPSNAYYGAMSLIGFLLATCLFTAWSWQVYVGIGAAGKRVPQMWALYITTFVFWIGIGHAGTLISAIL
- a CDS encoding molybdopterin-dependent oxidoreductase — translated: MSREQSSRGMDRRQFFRVVATTTATAAAAGCGPSTERLLPYVVPPENLVPGVASWFATVCRECPAGCGAIARNREGRVVKLDGNPDHPINAGTLCIRGQAALQGLYNPDRIRGPLLRDSSGTLKPIKWEEVEQLLTEKLAALVKAKQGGRIALVSQLEAGSLGRLMDEWTKALGVRPRIAYEPFAHESLRAASRIAFGREAIPQYAIEEATVLLSFGADFLETWLSPVGYARGYARMHAFKHGRAGTFVHIEPRLSLTASSADEWVRNAPGTEALLALALLRVIVDEGLQAPGVDVATLKAAVREVDVAAAAGQSGVPVETVTRLARDFARGKPSVAIGGGVAVSGENATELQLVLHLLNYAVGNIGRAVRFGPDSVFGRASAYREVLSLTQVMEKGEVGVLLLYRVNPLFTLPARAGFAAALKKVPFVVSFSDVLDETTTQAHLVLPDLHPLESWGDFSPQDGVYGLMQPTMGVVPGYEARAVGDVLLAVGRAVLGSPEGKGPFRWESFESYLKDRWRGLAKELAPRTPFDAFWEESLRRGGAWKSVAPVGVRLRTEAAKVAGAIPKLKGDGQGFVLLAYPSVRFYDGRGANKPWLQEAPDTMTQVSWDSWVEVPAQTAGALGIRQGDVVTLTSPHGSIELPAYVSESLHPGTVAVPIGQGHTAYGRYATDGIQFPSANPVAVFAGGGSETEAARPRGANPIVLLGAEPEAASGGLPWLSVRVTLAKTGRRRPLAVVQATANQDDRGVAQHVSLAAARELELRGAVPEKASLPSMYPDLKYPEHRWGMAVDVDACIGCQACVVACQAENNVAVVGKEQLAYGRGMHWLRVERWQEGKPSHPETLFLPMFCQHCEIAPCEPVCPVFAAYHTNEGLNAQIYNRCVGTRYCGNNCPYHVRRFNWFYNQFPEPLHLQLNPDVTVRQLGIMEKCTMCIQRIIAGKDAAKDAGRKVRDGDIVTACQQTCPTQAIVFGDLKEPQSRVAKLARSPRGYHVLEELGTRPAVTYLKKVTREPGKGRAPKTH
- a CDS encoding cytochrome c3 family protein, producing the protein MWTKAGVSVLGLVLLAILLFLSFASGRPQAGAAGPAQPIAFSHAIHAGQYQIDCQYCHSDARRSEYAGIPSVTRCMGCHKITAADRPEIKKLAEYLGKQEAIPWVRVYKVPEYVYFPHKPHIRADVACQTCHGPVQTMDVVAARTGQRLTNDLLNLIGFAPAAPPLTMGWCIECHTARKASLECSTCHH